In the Desertifilum tharense IPPAS B-1220 genome, one interval contains:
- a CDS encoding polysaccharide deacetylase family protein has product MQFALVYPFLYKVLKPTFKNCLWAGDETIREIALTFDDGPHSQYTPELLKVLEEHRVPASFFWLGMCVERSPKIAQAVYQQGHWLGLHGYSHRSFTRLSYNELNRSLEQTQRAIARACDLPLAQVQQQVRDVRPPNGIFTPQILNWLLEWSYRPVMWSVVPEDWVQPGVQISVQRVLQQVTNGSLIVLHDGACGGQDVAATVAKLIPQLRQRGYEFVTIERLWKKSALRMSMTH; this is encoded by the coding sequence ATGCAGTTTGCTCTTGTTTATCCTTTTCTGTACAAAGTTCTTAAGCCAACCTTTAAAAATTGTCTGTGGGCTGGAGATGAGACAATTCGAGAGATTGCGCTCACTTTTGATGACGGCCCCCATTCTCAATACACTCCAGAATTACTTAAAGTTTTAGAAGAACATCGGGTACCTGCAAGTTTCTTTTGGCTGGGGATGTGCGTGGAGCGATCGCCCAAAATTGCCCAGGCGGTTTATCAACAAGGTCACTGGCTAGGTTTGCACGGATACAGCCATCGCTCGTTTACTCGCTTAAGTTATAACGAACTCAATCGCAGTTTAGAACAAACCCAAAGGGCGATCGCCCGTGCCTGCGATCTCCCCTTGGCGCAAGTTCAGCAACAAGTCCGCGACGTTCGTCCCCCCAATGGGATTTTTACCCCCCAAATTCTCAATTGGCTTTTAGAGTGGAGCTATCGTCCGGTGATGTGGAGCGTTGTTCCAGAAGATTGGGTGCAACCGGGCGTGCAAATTTCGGTACAGCGCGTTTTGCAGCAAGTCACTAACGGTTCGCTAATCGTATTGCACGATGGCGCTTGCGGCGGACAAGACGTGGCGGCGACAGTGGCAAAATTAATTCCTCAACTGCGCCAACGGGGCTATGAATTCGTTACAATCGAGCGACTCTGGAAAAAATCGGCTTTAAGGATGTCTATGACCCATTGA
- the rpoD gene encoding RNA polymerase sigma factor RpoD: MTQANNLLPTFDPSELEDSIDLLEEDDDQDDFLDEAQPDEEDGKSGKVARGARRKAQIKKKHYTEDSIRLYLQEIGRIRLLRADEEIELARKIADLLELERIREQLMDRLDREPHDAEWAEAVSMPLQSFRHRLHVGRRAKDKMVQSNLRLVVSIAKKYMNRGLSFQDLIQEGSLGLIRAAEKFDHEKGYKFSTYATWWIRQAITRAIADQSRTIRLPVHLYETISRIKKTTKLLSQEMGRKPTEEEIAERMEMTIEKLRFIAKSAQLPISLETPIGKEEDSRLGDFIESDGETPEDQVSKNLLREDLEGVLGTLSPRERDVLRLRYGLDDGRMKTLEEIGQIFNVTRERIRQIEAKALRKLRHPNRNSVLKEYIR, from the coding sequence ATGACCCAGGCTAACAACCTACTCCCAACCTTCGATCCGTCTGAGCTAGAAGATTCTATTGATTTGCTAGAAGAGGATGACGATCAAGACGATTTTTTAGACGAGGCTCAGCCTGATGAGGAAGACGGTAAGTCTGGCAAAGTGGCAAGGGGCGCTCGCCGGAAAGCCCAAATTAAGAAAAAGCACTATACAGAGGATTCCATTCGCCTCTACCTGCAAGAAATTGGGCGCATTCGACTTTTAAGGGCTGATGAAGAAATTGAGTTGGCCCGTAAAATTGCGGACTTACTAGAATTAGAGCGCATCCGCGAGCAACTGATGGATCGGCTCGATCGCGAACCCCACGATGCTGAATGGGCTGAAGCTGTCAGTATGCCATTGCAGTCTTTCCGCCATCGCCTCCACGTCGGTCGGCGGGCAAAAGACAAAATGGTTCAATCCAACTTGCGTTTGGTAGTTTCGATTGCCAAGAAGTACATGAACCGAGGCCTGTCTTTCCAAGACTTGATTCAAGAAGGCAGCTTAGGTCTGATTCGGGCAGCAGAAAAGTTTGACCACGAAAAAGGTTATAAATTCTCGACCTACGCGACCTGGTGGATTCGCCAAGCCATCACTAGAGCGATCGCCGATCAGTCGCGGACTATCCGATTGCCCGTTCACTTGTACGAAACGATTTCTCGGATCAAGAAAACCACTAAGCTGTTGTCCCAGGAAATGGGCCGCAAGCCAACGGAAGAAGAAATCGCAGAACGCATGGAAATGACCATCGAAAAACTGCGATTCATCGCGAAATCTGCTCAGTTACCCATCTCTCTAGAAACCCCCATTGGCAAAGAAGAAGATTCGCGCCTGGGGGATTTTATTGAGTCTGATGGAGAAACCCCCGAAGATCAGGTTTCTAAAAACCTGTTGCGGGAAGATTTAGAAGGGGTTTTAGGCACCTTAAGTCCTCGCGAACGAGATGTCTTGCGCCTGCGCTACGGCCTAGACGATGGACGGATGAAGACGCTTGAAGAAATTGGACAAATTTTTAACGTCACCCGCGAACGCATTCGCCAAATTGAGGCGAAAGCCCTACGGAAGTTACGCCACCCCAACCGCAATAGCGTCCTCAAAGAATATATTCGCTAA
- a CDS encoding chlorophyll A-B binding protein, with amino-acid sequence MENNSRNSWNWGFTAGAENWNGRLAMIGFISAVLVELVSGQGVLHFLGLL; translated from the coding sequence ATGGAAAACAACAGTCGCAATAGTTGGAACTGGGGATTTACAGCAGGCGCAGAAAACTGGAATGGTCGTTTAGCCATGATCGGTTTTATCAGCGCTGTGTTGGTTGAACTCGTTTCTGGTCAAGGCGTTCTCCACTTTTTAGGTCTTCTGTAA
- a CDS encoding chlorophyll a/b-binding protein, with product MDETRSTAPLNDPAERNAWKFGFTPQAEIWNGRFAMIGFTVALILEILSGQGIVDLSSLF from the coding sequence ATGGATGAAACTCGCTCTACCGCTCCTCTTAACGATCCAGCAGAGCGGAATGCTTGGAAATTTGGATTTACGCCTCAAGCAGAAATCTGGAATGGACGTTTTGCCATGATTGGTTTCACAGTCGCTTTGATTTTAGAAATTCTCTCAGGTCAAGGGATTGTAGATTTATCCAGCTTATTCTAA
- a CDS encoding ABC transporter ATP-binding protein → MDEPLSNLDAKLRAETRAQIVNLQRQLGITTIYVTHDQVEAMTMGDRIAVMNEGQIQQIAPPLELYNHPANLFVAQFIGSPPMNFLPVSFTPPLLITHPSFRFSLPPHWESVLHSYGSNSLILGVRPEHLSVGVPATKNLPVQVERLEALGNETFITVRLVEERPGNSPLLQARVAPDTSVSLGEQLWLSLTTDKIHLFDPKTQMAIAPSRA, encoded by the coding sequence ATGGATGAACCCCTCTCGAATCTGGATGCGAAGTTAAGGGCGGAAACGCGGGCGCAAATTGTGAATTTACAGCGCCAGTTGGGGATTACGACGATTTACGTCACCCACGATCAAGTGGAAGCGATGACGATGGGCGATCGCATTGCGGTGATGAATGAGGGCCAAATTCAACAAATTGCCCCACCCCTCGAACTGTACAACCATCCCGCCAATTTGTTTGTCGCTCAGTTTATTGGCTCGCCGCCCATGAACTTTTTGCCAGTTTCGTTTACTCCCCCGCTGTTAATTACCCATCCCAGTTTCCGCTTCTCTCTCCCGCCCCATTGGGAGTCGGTTCTTCACAGTTATGGCAGTAATTCTTTGATTTTGGGCGTTCGTCCCGAACATCTCAGCGTTGGCGTTCCCGCAACGAAGAATCTTCCGGTACAAGTCGAACGGCTAGAAGCACTGGGAAATGAGACGTTTATTACGGTGCGTTTGGTTGAAGAGCGCCCCGGAAATTCACCCCTCCTGCAAGCGCGGGTTGCTCCAGATACCTCCGTTTCGCTTGGCGAACAACTGTGGTTATCCCTAACAACCGATAAAATTCACCTGTTCGATCCAAAGACGCAAATGGCGATCGCGCCCAGTCGCGCGTAA
- a CDS encoding DNA topoisomerase (ATP-hydrolyzing) subunit A: protein MAKQLNLFSKGQVISTALHTEMQRSYLEYAMSVIVGRALPDVRDGMKPVHRRILYAMHELGLIPDRPYRKCARVVGDVLGKYHPHGDQAVYDALVRMVQDFSCRYPLLAGHGNFGSVDNDPPAAMRYTETRLAPISHQALLSEISEATVDFTPNFDNSQAEPVVLPAQLPILLLNGSSGIAVGMATNIPPHNLGEVVDGLIALIDRPDLSDEKLMELIPGPDFPTGGEIVGTDGIKEAFTTGRGSIPIRGIVRLEEIQPGKGRRGVRSALIVTELPFQVNKAGWIEKIAELVNQGRIEGIADLRDESDRTGMRVVIELKREANPQAVLESLYRLTPLQTNFGAILLALVDGQPRQLTLKQILQEFLQFRETTLTRQYESELHQAQKRQHLLEGLLKALENVDAVIEILRHAPDGTTAKSTLQQQLQFSDRQSDAILAMPMRRLTGLERQNLQTEHQEVSQHIQELQTLLGDRKELLKSLKKDLRALKRQYNDPRRTRIHSLDSQPVATPAEKPETSTKKGRKSQANTAPKDSPSSERLLLLEPLGEEPNQPAQVEFTHRGYVRRVPPSTPPKTKSKPPKKTVQDLQERDDFTIQTDLSQTSAEILVLTQTGKAHSVKLADIPQTSNRSKGTPLISLLPQQSTGTPDRIVGQFVRSTYPDELHLIVLTQQGRIKRLPLSEFANMTARGLTAIKLKDDDELLYTTLTQPGEQLLIATTGGRILRLEVNDEQLPILGRAAQGYQVLRLRKQEQLAGCASLKADDNFLVFSQQGYVKRMPVGVLRQANRGEIGTQALQFTDKTDSLASMVRAVPKAMVAVLSSEQRLWQLAVDSIAFWGKDGKGDRLIDLRSEEQIVSVTLNCPSEIAGE, encoded by the coding sequence ATGGCTAAACAGTTAAACCTTTTCTCAAAAGGACAGGTGATTTCAACGGCTTTGCATACAGAAATGCAACGGTCGTATCTTGAATATGCCATGAGCGTGATCGTTGGACGAGCGCTACCGGATGTGCGCGATGGGATGAAACCCGTACATCGGCGGATTTTATACGCCATGCATGAGTTAGGGTTAATTCCCGATCGACCTTACCGTAAATGCGCCCGCGTTGTTGGGGATGTCTTGGGGAAGTATCACCCCCACGGCGATCAAGCAGTTTATGATGCCTTGGTTCGCATGGTACAGGATTTTTCCTGTCGCTATCCCTTATTAGCAGGTCACGGTAACTTTGGGTCAGTGGATAATGACCCCCCGGCGGCGATGCGGTACACGGAAACGCGCCTCGCGCCCATTAGTCACCAAGCGCTGCTTTCCGAAATTAGCGAAGCCACCGTAGACTTTACGCCGAACTTTGATAATTCTCAAGCCGAACCCGTTGTTTTACCCGCTCAATTGCCGATTTTATTGCTCAATGGCAGTTCGGGGATTGCGGTGGGGATGGCGACGAATATCCCGCCCCATAATTTAGGCGAGGTGGTGGATGGGTTAATTGCGCTGATCGATCGACCCGATCTTAGCGATGAAAAGTTGATGGAACTGATTCCAGGGCCGGATTTTCCCACCGGGGGAGAAATTGTAGGGACAGATGGGATTAAGGAAGCCTTTACGACTGGACGCGGTAGCATTCCTATCCGGGGAATTGTACGACTAGAGGAAATTCAGCCGGGTAAGGGGCGGCGCGGGGTTCGTAGCGCTTTAATTGTGACGGAGTTACCCTTCCAGGTGAATAAGGCGGGGTGGATTGAAAAGATTGCAGAATTGGTGAATCAGGGGAGAATTGAAGGAATTGCCGATCTGCGCGATGAGAGCGATCGCACCGGGATGCGCGTTGTGATTGAACTCAAGCGCGAAGCTAATCCCCAAGCGGTTTTAGAGAGCCTCTACCGCCTGACGCCGCTGCAAACGAACTTTGGGGCGATTTTATTGGCTTTGGTGGACGGACAGCCCCGCCAACTGACTCTCAAGCAAATTTTGCAGGAGTTTCTCCAATTCCGGGAAACCACCCTGACGCGCCAATATGAAAGCGAACTGCACCAAGCCCAAAAACGCCAGCATCTCCTAGAAGGCTTGCTGAAAGCATTGGAAAATGTGGATGCGGTGATTGAGATTTTGCGCCACGCACCTGATGGAACCACCGCCAAATCAACCCTACAGCAACAATTGCAATTTAGCGATCGCCAATCCGATGCCATCCTAGCTATGCCCATGCGCCGTTTAACAGGCTTGGAACGGCAAAACCTGCAAACCGAACACCAAGAAGTCAGCCAGCACATTCAGGAATTGCAGACCCTTTTAGGCGATCGCAAAGAACTCCTAAAATCGCTGAAAAAAGACCTGCGCGCCCTCAAACGCCAATACAACGATCCGCGCCGCACCCGCATTCATTCCCTCGATAGCCAGCCGGTAGCCACTCCCGCCGAAAAACCGGAAACCTCAACCAAAAAAGGACGCAAATCTCAAGCCAACACCGCCCCCAAAGACAGCCCCTCTTCTGAACGCTTGCTATTGCTCGAACCCCTAGGCGAAGAACCCAACCAACCCGCCCAAGTAGAATTTACCCATCGCGGCTACGTGCGGCGCGTTCCCCCTAGCACGCCCCCCAAAACTAAGAGCAAACCGCCGAAAAAGACGGTTCAAGACTTACAAGAACGCGATGACTTTACAATCCAAACGGACTTAAGCCAAACTTCAGCCGAAATTCTAGTCCTAACGCAAACCGGGAAAGCCCATAGCGTCAAACTCGCCGATATTCCCCAAACCTCTAACCGCAGTAAAGGAACGCCGCTGATTAGCCTTTTACCCCAACAAAGTACGGGAACCCCGGATCGCATTGTCGGCCAGTTTGTTCGCAGTACCTATCCTGACGAGTTGCATTTAATTGTCCTCACCCAACAAGGTCGGATCAAACGCTTACCCCTATCAGAATTTGCCAATATGACGGCGCGGGGTTTAACCGCCATTAAACTCAAGGATGACGACGAACTGCTCTATACAACCCTGACTCAGCCGGGAGAACAACTCTTAATTGCGACAACTGGCGGACGCATTCTCCGCTTAGAGGTAAATGACGAACAACTGCCAATTTTGGGACGGGCGGCGCAAGGCTATCAAGTGCTGCGCCTTCGCAAACAGGAACAGCTAGCCGGATGCGCGTCTTTAAAGGCGGATGATAATTTTCTGGTGTTCTCTCAACAAGGCTATGTGAAGCGAATGCCCGTAGGGGTTTTGCGTCAGGCCAATCGCGGAGAAATTGGCACCCAGGCGTTGCAATTTACCGATAAAACTGATTCGCTGGCGAGTATGGTTCGGGCCGTTCCAAAGGCGATGGTAGCGGTGTTAAGTAGCGAACAGCGCCTCTGGCAGTTGGCGGTTGATTCGATTGCGTTTTGGGGGAAAGATGGAAAAGGCGATCGCCTAATCGATTTGAGATCTGAAGAACAGATTGTTTCTGTAACGCTAAATTGTCCTTCTGAAATCGCAGGGGAGTAA
- a CDS encoding response regulator: MRTVLIVEDDPVNARVFSKILTKRGGLSVKHTENVEEVMQIVHSGEADIILMDVSLARSVYQGKSVDGIKITQMLKADPQTKDVPVILVTAHAMQGDRENFLKQSGADGYISKPVVDHQEFVDQILALLPNQ; this comes from the coding sequence ATGAGAACCGTTTTAATTGTGGAAGACGATCCTGTTAATGCCCGTGTTTTCTCGAAAATTCTCACCAAACGGGGGGGTCTCTCGGTCAAGCATACCGAAAATGTGGAAGAAGTGATGCAAATCGTTCACTCTGGCGAAGCCGACATCATCCTAATGGATGTTTCGCTAGCCCGCAGCGTTTACCAAGGGAAGTCTGTTGATGGGATTAAAATTACCCAGATGCTCAAAGCCGATCCCCAGACGAAAGATGTACCCGTGATCTTAGTCACGGCTCATGCGATGCAGGGCGATCGCGAAAACTTCCTCAAGCAAAGTGGAGCTGATGGCTATATCTCAAAACCCGTGGTCGATCATCAAGAGTTTGTCGATCAAATTTTGGCACTGTTGCCCAACCAATAA
- a CDS encoding glycoside hydrolase family 10 protein, giving the protein MAIALLVHAPRAVVAQSPPTPVTELRGVWMTNIDSDVLFSASRLSDALQRLKQLNFNTVYPTVWNWGYTLYPSAVAQREIGRSLDPTPGLQGRDMLKEVVEQGHRLQMSVIPWFEFGFMAPAGSDLAKRHPEWITQRRDGSQIVREGKHPRVWLNPFHPEVQQFLVDLISEVVTNYDIDGIQLDDHFGLPAELGYDPYTVQLYQLEHRGRRPPDNPQDVEWVRWRANKITQVMAKVFAEVKARKPNVLISLSPNPQEFAYTTYLQDWFGWERRGYVEELVLQLYRNDLARFIEELQQPEVKQALSHIPVAVGVLSGLKGRSVPMQQIQQQVQEIRKQGFAGVSFFFYETLWNLSDERASDRTSALSRLFPRAATRPSLLQCWSGSR; this is encoded by the coding sequence ATGGCGATCGCCCTACTTGTTCATGCGCCTCGCGCAGTAGTCGCGCAGTCGCCACCGACGCCTGTAACTGAGTTACGGGGGGTGTGGATGACAAACATTGATAGCGATGTCTTGTTTTCCGCGTCCCGTCTCAGCGATGCTCTACAACGTCTCAAACAGTTAAACTTTAACACAGTGTACCCAACCGTTTGGAATTGGGGCTATACGCTGTATCCCAGTGCAGTCGCGCAACGGGAAATTGGTCGCTCGCTTGACCCTACCCCTGGTTTGCAAGGTCGAGATATGCTCAAAGAGGTGGTAGAACAAGGCCACCGCTTGCAAATGAGTGTCATTCCGTGGTTTGAGTTTGGCTTTATGGCTCCGGCGGGATCGGATTTAGCAAAACGCCATCCTGAATGGATTACTCAGCGCCGCGATGGTTCGCAAATTGTCCGCGAAGGGAAGCACCCGCGAGTCTGGTTAAATCCGTTTCACCCAGAAGTTCAGCAGTTCCTTGTGGATTTAATTAGCGAAGTTGTCACAAACTATGATATAGATGGCATTCAGCTTGACGATCATTTCGGCTTGCCTGCGGAATTGGGCTACGATCCCTACACGGTACAACTCTATCAACTCGAACATCGCGGTCGGCGTCCGCCCGATAACCCCCAGGATGTGGAGTGGGTGCGCTGGCGAGCCAATAAGATTACCCAAGTGATGGCAAAGGTATTTGCTGAAGTCAAAGCCCGCAAGCCGAATGTGTTAATCTCCCTGTCGCCGAACCCCCAAGAGTTCGCTTACACGACGTATCTACAAGACTGGTTCGGTTGGGAAAGACGCGGTTATGTCGAAGAGTTGGTGCTTCAGCTCTACCGGAACGATCTTGCCCGCTTTATTGAGGAATTGCAACAGCCAGAAGTGAAACAAGCTTTGAGCCATATCCCTGTCGCGGTAGGCGTTCTCAGCGGCTTAAAGGGTCGTTCGGTACCCATGCAGCAAATTCAACAGCAGGTTCAAGAAATTCGCAAGCAGGGGTTTGCAGGGGTATCGTTCTTTTTCTATGAAACCTTATGGAATTTGTCCGATGAGAGAGCAAGCGATCGCACCTCGGCTTTAAGTCGGCTTTTCCCGCGTGCAGCCACTCGACCCAGTTTATTACAGTGTTGGTCGGGGAGTCGGTAG
- a CDS encoding tetratricopeptide repeat protein, translating to MPKQISLLSLLIVGSLWSVAEPVAAQVLVPHMVQIDAAELERRGLRLVEEAAQLAQFQQFDHALARAKLASQLLPQSPQVWFLLGGLHLQANELDPGVAALQRAKTLDPDNALILFALGSAHFQKAQYTDAAEFLEAGLKIQPTQIPALFDLGNTYYKLNRFPEAIAHYEKAIAQDSKFWPAINNIGLVKYEQGDIDAAVDYWQQAAELDEKAAEPMLAIAVALYAQGDREQGLKLGETALELDPRYASIDFLVENLWGDRLISATRRFLETPRMQEILARVEAQ from the coding sequence GTGCCAAAACAGATTTCTTTACTCTCTCTTTTGATTGTAGGTAGTTTATGGAGCGTGGCTGAACCCGTGGCTGCACAGGTGCTAGTGCCGCACATGGTGCAGATCGATGCAGCCGAACTCGAACGTCGAGGCTTGCGTTTGGTTGAGGAAGCCGCTCAATTAGCGCAATTCCAGCAATTCGATCATGCGTTAGCCCGTGCTAAGTTAGCCTCTCAGTTACTACCCCAAAGTCCCCAAGTTTGGTTTCTCCTGGGTGGCTTGCACCTCCAAGCCAACGAACTCGATCCGGGCGTAGCCGCGCTACAACGCGCGAAAACCCTAGATCCAGATAACGCCCTAATTCTGTTTGCCCTCGGTTCCGCCCATTTTCAGAAAGCCCAGTATACAGATGCGGCTGAGTTTTTAGAAGCGGGATTAAAAATTCAACCCACTCAAATTCCCGCCTTATTTGATTTGGGTAACACCTATTACAAACTCAATCGCTTTCCTGAAGCGATCGCCCATTATGAAAAAGCGATCGCCCAAGACAGCAAATTCTGGCCCGCCATTAATAATATTGGTCTGGTGAAATACGAACAAGGCGACATTGACGCCGCCGTAGACTACTGGCAACAAGCCGCAGAACTCGATGAAAAGGCTGCCGAACCCATGCTGGCGATCGCAGTGGCGCTTTATGCTCAAGGCGATCGCGAACAAGGCTTAAAATTAGGCGAAACAGCCTTAGAACTCGATCCGCGCTACGCCAGTATTGACTTCCTCGTCGAAAACCTTTGGGGCGATCGCCTCATCTCTGCCACCCGCAGATTCCTAGAAACGCCGAGAATGCAAGAAATTCTCGCCAGAGTTGAAGCCCAATAA
- a CDS encoding DMT family transporter has protein sequence MHADSSSKPQIWQVAVILTIGVFAVSTAAIFIRLSMAAAGVQGVGFSLVVAALRLTLASLILLPAWRNVRRLQPSRRAWLYAIAAGGSLAVHFAMWISSLSYTSIAASTTLVTTNPVWVALISWGWWKEIPSKQTILGIAIALLGSILIAFGTAEAAESYTNPLLGDGLALVGAWAASCYFLLGREAQRQGMGVGSYVAVAYSASALVLLPLPLIWGTSYAGYPLMVYVYIFLMALVSQAIGHTSCNWAVRWISPTLVTLAILLEPVSASLLGYLIFDELPSVGVGVGAIAILTGVAIAVLGTRPRSA, from the coding sequence ATGCACGCTGACAGTTCTAGCAAACCTCAGATTTGGCAAGTCGCGGTTATTCTAACGATTGGCGTTTTTGCTGTGTCAACCGCAGCAATTTTTATTCGCCTATCGATGGCGGCGGCTGGGGTTCAAGGGGTTGGGTTTAGCCTGGTTGTCGCCGCACTACGCTTGACGCTGGCTTCGCTAATTTTGCTCCCTGCGTGGCGCAATGTCAGGCGCTTGCAACCTTCTCGCCGCGCTTGGCTGTATGCGATCGCAGCAGGCGGATCGCTAGCAGTGCATTTTGCCATGTGGATTAGTTCGCTATCCTATACTTCGATTGCCGCTTCTACCACCTTAGTCACCACAAACCCGGTTTGGGTGGCGCTGATTTCTTGGGGGTGGTGGAAGGAAATACCAAGCAAACAAACGATTTTGGGGATTGCGATCGCGCTTTTGGGTAGCATCTTAATTGCTTTTGGGACAGCGGAAGCTGCCGAAAGTTATACTAACCCGTTACTGGGCGATGGTTTGGCGTTAGTGGGGGCTTGGGCTGCGAGTTGCTACTTTCTGTTGGGGCGAGAAGCGCAGCGTCAGGGGATGGGGGTAGGCAGTTATGTTGCAGTCGCCTACAGTGCGTCGGCGTTGGTGTTGTTGCCATTACCTTTAATTTGGGGGACGAGTTACGCAGGTTATCCCCTGATGGTGTATGTTTATATCTTCTTGATGGCGCTGGTGTCGCAAGCCATTGGGCATACCAGTTGCAATTGGGCGGTGCGCTGGATTTCGCCCACGCTTGTCACCCTCGCCATTTTGCTCGAACCCGTGAGTGCGAGTTTGTTGGGATATTTGATTTTTGATGAATTGCCTTCTGTAGGGGTGGGGGTAGGGGCGATCGCGATTTTAACCGGAGTGGCGATCGCAGTGCTAGGAACGCGCCCCCGTTCGGCTTAA
- a CDS encoding S-layer homology domain-containing protein, with translation MIRRIVSLTSLILLFQGLPAFSQTLPRTQENLDPIAQVTAANFMSNFPDGNFYPERTISRAELASILVRVFRLDVRQPTRTETLTLTDVPTTHWAYNDIRTAIQTGMMTGYREGQFFPNQRVTRAEAFSIIAQGYGVFQFPDENIRNLLSRYPDSNDIPSWARKSMATALYEGFVNTDSNSRIRPQDPMTRGDMAYALSQYLARQERPATIPWNDDANVSSFLP, from the coding sequence ATGATTCGGCGAATTGTTAGTTTAACTTCACTGATTTTACTTTTCCAAGGGCTGCCTGCTTTTAGCCAAACGCTGCCCAGAACCCAGGAAAATCTAGACCCCATCGCCCAAGTCACTGCGGCGAACTTTATGTCTAACTTTCCGGATGGTAATTTCTATCCAGAACGTACCATTTCCCGTGCAGAACTGGCTTCAATTTTAGTCCGAGTGTTTCGCCTGGATGTGCGCCAACCCACTCGTACAGAAACCCTGACTCTCACTGATGTTCCTACCACCCACTGGGCGTATAACGATATTCGCACCGCCATTCAAACTGGGATGATGACGGGTTATCGAGAAGGACAATTCTTCCCCAACCAACGGGTAACGCGGGCGGAAGCCTTTTCAATTATTGCTCAGGGGTACGGCGTGTTTCAGTTCCCCGATGAAAATATTCGGAATTTACTCTCTCGCTATCCCGACTCTAACGATATTCCCAGTTGGGCGCGAAAATCGATGGCAACTGCCCTCTATGAGGGATTTGTCAATACCGATAGCAATAGCCGCATTCGCCCCCAAGATCCAATGACGCGGGGGGATATGGCTTACGCCCTGAGTCAATATCTGGCGCGCCAAGAACGCCCTGCTACCATTCCCTGGAACGATGATGCGAATGTAAGTTCGTTTCTCCCCTAA